From Kitasatospora sp. MAP12-44:
GGTCGGCCTGTCGAAGCCGATGAGCAGCCGGAGCAGGGTCGACTTGCCGCAGCCGCTGGCTCCGACGACAGCGACGAACTCGCCCGGCCGGACCTGGAACGACACGTCGTCGAGAACCAACGGCCCGTCCTCGGCGTACCTGAAGGCGAGCTGCCGCACCTCGATCCCGCCGGCCAGCGTGCCGGGTTGGGCACTCCCGCCGCGGACCTCCGGAACCTCCTCGAGCACCGGCTTGATCTGCTCGAACATCGGCAGGACGGCGGCAGCCGAGATGAGCGCGCCGGTGAGCTGCGTCGCCGAGGTCAGCATCATCGTCACAGCGGTGTTGAAGGTGAGGAAGCTGCTCGCCGACAGGCTCCCGCGGGCCGGGCCGGCGAGCAGCACGAACATGAGGAGCGCGCAGAAGGGCAGATAGACCGCGTTGAGCACCGTGATCAGGTTCTTGATCCGGCCGACCCGCTGCTGCAATTCGCGACTTCGGGCGAACTCCCGTGCCCAGGCGGCGTAGGCGAAGCTCTCCGCCGCGGCAACGCGCAGCTTGGGCAGTCCGCGCAGCGTCTGGAAGGCCTGGTTGTTGAGCTTGTGGTTGAGTTTGAGCAACCGACGCTGCCAACGAAGCTGCCACAGGCCCAGGCCGAGGAAGAGCGACGCGATGACGATCAGCAGGGCGATCGCGGCCAGCGCCAGCAGCGGGCTGTAGCAGAGCAGGAGAACGAGGTTCACCGCGCCGACCGTTGCGGCCTGGACGGTCACCGAAGTGATGCCGGACAGCACGCGGCGTATCGCGCTGATGCCCATGGCCGCGCTGGCCAGTTCGCCGGTGGAGCGCTCAGCGAAGAATCTGGTCGGCAGGCGCAACAGCCGGTCCCACACGGCCGGTTGGAGCGTGGCCTCGATCCGCCCCTCCAGGCGCAGGATGGAGATGTTCTGCAGCAGCATGAATGCGGCGGAGACGATGGTGGTGGCCACGACCGCCAGGGCGGTCTGGACGATCAGGCCGTTTTCGCCCTGCGGTACGTAGCTGCCGAGCACCTGTCCGGTCGCGATCGGCACCAGGGTGCCGAGGCCGACCGCGACCAGGCCGCCCAGGATCAGGTTGCGCAGGTCGGCGCGGGTGCCGCGCACGCTGAATCCGATCAACCGCCAGGCGGACAGGGCCTGTTCGGGCAGCGGTCGGTAGAACATGACAGCGCGGGGTTCGAACAGCTCCGCGTTCGCCGCGTCGATTCCGGTCCGCCTGCCACTGACGGGCTCCACCGCCTCGTACCGGCCGCGACGCCACAGCAACGCGACCGGGGCAGCGCCGGCGACCCGGTGGCCTATCAGGGGGCCGGTGTTCTCCCGCCACCAGCGCCCACTCAACGTGACCGCGCGGGTGCGAAATCGCGAGCTCAGGGCGATGCGCTCGACCGGGTTCGTCCGGTCGTCCGGCGAGCCGGCCACCGCGGGCGCCGAGATCTTGATCCCGGCTGCCTCGGCCACCCTGCGGCAGGCGGCGAGTGTCGCGTCCTCGCCTCCCGCGCCGCGGCTGGTTGCGGCTCTCCCCGACCTGGCGGACCGGTTGACCTTCGCGGACCTGTCGGACCTGTCGGACCTGTCGGGCGACTCGATCGAGGCCAGCAACGCCTGATCCGCGTGCGCGCGGACGGCCTCGCCGGCCTTGATGCCGGCGGCGGTCCGGTCCTCGTGTGCACGATCCAGCTGCTCGATCCAGCGGTCCAGCGCGAACAGCAGCCGCGACTGCTGGTCGACCAGGCGCTGCCACATCGCGCCCGCGATGAGCAGGTCCCAGGCCGCCTCCTGGCTCCCCGGGGCACCGTACTGCAGGCTGCCGGGATCCACCGACATCCAGAGGATGTCCTCGTCGGCCGGCTCGTACGCGCCCACCGGCCTGTCGGAGCCGGGAGTGGGCATGTCGAACAGGACGCGCAGACCGCGTCCGATGCCGCGGGCGAACGCGTCCTCCAGCTGGTACTGGTGCTGAACTTGATGCTGGTACTCGTACTCGGGCCGGAACAGCTCCCTGAGCTGGATCCGGTGCAGCACGCATCCCTGCGAAGGCCTGCCCACGAGGGTGTGTTGCGGGCCGTCGGCCGGCCCGAGCAGCAGGGTCCCCGTCTCGAGCCGGCCGAGGTAGTGCCAGCGGCCCTGACTGACGGCGTCGACCGCGAAGAGGTCCAGCGCGCCGTCCGCGACCAGCCAGAGCACCTGGGGCCCCTCCAGCCGCAGGCTGCGCGAGCTCGCGCAGTCGACCCGGGTGCCCAGGCCGCCCAGAGCGCTGACCACCAAGTCGCCGGTGGCCGACGGATGGTGAACGAAGGTCATGTCAGTGCTCCCCGACCAACTCGGCATACGGCCCCCCGGCGGCCACCAGTTCCTCGTGCCGCCCGCGTTCGACGACCGTCCCGTGGTCCAGCACGACGATCTCGTCGCTGTCGCGCACCGTGCTCAGCCGGTGCGCGATCAGGACGCAGGCGCAGCCGCGTCGCCGCAGGTTGTCGATGATCACCTGCTCGGTCTCGGCGTCCAGCGCGCTGGTCACCTCGTCGAGGACCAGCACACTGGGCTGGCGCACCAGCGCCCGGGCGATCTCCAGCCGTTGCCGCTGGCCGCCGGAGAAGTTGCGGCCGTCCTGCTCGACCCGGCTGTGAATGCCGCCGGGGCGCCTGGAGACCACGTCGTGGACGGCGGCGTCCTTGAGGGCGGCGACGACGGCGTCATCGGGTATGGACGGGTCCCACAGCGTCACATTGTCGCGGACGGTGCCCTCGAAGAGGAAGACATCCTGGTCGACGAACGATACCGAGGCGCTGAGCGAACCGCGCGAGATGTCCTCCAGCCGCTCTCCGTCAATCCGGATCGCACCCTCCCATGGACTGTAGAGACCCGAAATCAGCCGGGACACGGTGGACTTGCCGCTTCCGGACCCGCCGACGAGGGCGACCTGCTGACCCGGTCCGACCGCCAGGGAGAAGTCGGTGAGCAGCGGTTGGTCGAGCGGGCTGTAGCCGAAGGTGACGCTCTCCAGCGTCACATGCCCCCTGAGCCTGCGGGTATCGGCAGCCGGCTCC
This genomic window contains:
- a CDS encoding NHLP bacteriocin export ABC transporter permease/ATPase subunit, whose translation is MTFVHHPSATGDLVVSALGGLGTRVDCASSRSLRLEGPQVLWLVADGALDLFAVDAVSQGRWHYLGRLETGTLLLGPADGPQHTLVGRPSQGCVLHRIQLRELFRPEYEYQHQVQHQYQLEDAFARGIGRGLRVLFDMPTPGSDRPVGAYEPADEDILWMSVDPGSLQYGAPGSQEAAWDLLIAGAMWQRLVDQQSRLLFALDRWIEQLDRAHEDRTAAGIKAGEAVRAHADQALLASIESPDRSDRSDRSAKVNRSARSGRAATSRGAGGEDATLAACRRVAEAAGIKISAPAVAGSPDDRTNPVERIALSSRFRTRAVTLSGRWWRENTGPLIGHRVAGAAPVALLWRRGRYEAVEPVSGRRTGIDAANAELFEPRAVMFYRPLPEQALSAWRLIGFSVRGTRADLRNLILGGLVAVGLGTLVPIATGQVLGSYVPQGENGLIVQTALAVVATTIVSAAFMLLQNISILRLEGRIEATLQPAVWDRLLRLPTRFFAERSTGELASAAMGISAIRRVLSGITSVTVQAATVGAVNLVLLLCYSPLLALAAIALLIVIASLFLGLGLWQLRWQRRLLKLNHKLNNQAFQTLRGLPKLRVAAAESFAYAAWAREFARSRELQQRVGRIKNLITVLNAVYLPFCALLMFVLLAGPARGSLSASSFLTFNTAVTMMLTSATQLTGALISAAAVLPMFEQIKPVLEEVPEVRGGSAQPGTLAGGIEVRQLAFRYAEDGPLVLDDVSFQVRPGEFVAVVGASGCGKSTLLRLLIGFDRPTSGSVLYDGQDLAALDQAAVRRQCGVVLQDAQPFTGSILDSICGAEPFSLEEAWEAAEMAGLAADIKLMPMGMHTVLSDGGGTVSGGQRQRLMIAQALIRRPRVLFFDEATSALDNETQRIVIASTRKLRATRIVIAHRLSTVMDADRVIVMSQGRVIQQGPPTELLADPDGVFHELVRRQIR